One genomic segment of Hypanus sabinus isolate sHypSab1 unplaced genomic scaffold, sHypSab1.hap1 scaffold_164, whole genome shotgun sequence includes these proteins:
- the LOC132387221 gene encoding oocyte zinc finger protein XlCOF6-like: MAHQRVHTGEQPFTCSVCGKRFTQLSSLQRHQRVHTGEKPFTCSECGKRFTRSSHLLEHLRVHTGEKPFSCSECGKGFTQLSNLQRHQRVHTGEKPFTCSECGEGFTDSSSRQKHQRVHTRQRLFTCSVCGKGFTQSSNLLSHQRAHTGEKPFTCSECGKRFTRSSHLLEHLRVHTGEKPFSCSECGKGFTQSSTLLVHHRVHTGEKPFTCSVCRKGFTRSSGLEKHQQVHTG; encoded by the coding sequence atggctcaccagcgagttcacaccggggagcagccgttcacctgctcagtctgtgggaagagattcactcagttatccagcctacagagacatcagcgagttcacactggagagaagccgttcacctgctcagaatgtgggaagagatttactcggtcatcccacctacttgaacacctgcgagttcacactggggagaagccattctcctgctctgaatgtgggaagggattcactcagttatccaacctgcagagacatcagcgagttcacactggggagaagccgttcacctgctcagaatgtggggaaggattcactgattcatccagcagacagaaacatcagcgagttcataccaggcagcggctgttcacctgctcagtctgtgggaagggattcactcagtcatccaacctactgagtcatcagcgagctcacactggggagaagccgttcacctgctcagaatgtgggaagagattcactcggtcatcccacctacttgaacacctgcgagttcacactggggagaagccattctcctgctcagaatgtgggaagggattcactcagtcatctaccctactggtacatcatcgagttcacactggggagaagccattcacctgctcagtctgtcggaagggattcactcggtcatctggtCTCGAAAAACACCAGcaggttcacactgggtag